From the Candidatus Dadabacteria bacterium genome, the window GTTGAGGTGATTTTGCGGCTTACAAACTCCCTGCTTCTGAGGGGAGATTCGTGGTTGAAGAGTATTCCCGACACTGCGAACATTCCGTGAGCCTCGCGGTAGTTGATTGTTGACCAGTGGGCGAACAGTTTTGCCGTCCCGTAGGGGCTGCGCGGGTAAAACGGGGTTTCTTCATTCTGCGGAACCTGCCGGACCTGGCCGAACATCTCCGAGGTTGACGCCTGATAGAATTTGGTTTCAGGGTTTACCTGCCTCACCGCTTCCAGCATTCGCAAAACCCCGATGCCTGTTACGTCCGTGGTTAAAAGGGGCATTTCAAAGGAAGCCGAGACAAAAGACTGGGCGGCGAGGTTGTATATCTCCGAGGGCTCAAATTTTTCAATCATTCTTTGAATGTTTGTAGGCTCGTGCAGTTCAAGGTAGACGGTTTCAATCTCGTTTCTGATGCCGAGTTCGTCCAGTCTCCAGTACGAGTTGCGCGAAGTCCTGCGGTCTCCGCCGATGACGCGGTAGCCTTTTTCAAGCAGCAGTTTTGCCAGATACGCGCCGTCCTGACCGGCTATTCCCGTTATAAAAGCGGTTTTCATTTTCGGCGCTTATTT encodes:
- the gmd gene encoding GDP-mannose 4,6-dehydratase, yielding MKTAFITGIAGQDGAYLAKLLLEKGYRVIGGDRRTSRNSYWRLDELGIRNEIETVYLELHEPTNIQRMIEKFEPSEIYNLAAQSFVSASFEMPLLTTDVTGIGVLRMLEAVRQVNPETKFYQASTSEMFGQVRQVPQNEETPFYPRSPYGTAKLFAHWSTINYREAHGMFAVSGILFNHESPLRSREFVSRKITSTLADIKNGAERTLELGNLDAKRDWGFAGDYVEGMWLMMQRPEPGDYVLATGENHSVREFVNLSARHFGFEPVWEGEGTEEKATDGKTGREIVRVNPEFFRPAEVRELIGDASKAKAELGWKPGVSFEKLVEMMCESELKRRPTEVSGD